In a single window of the Verrucomicrobiales bacterium genome:
- the obgE gene encoding GTPase ObgE has product MFIDEIKVYARAGHGGKGCVAFTREAYRPKGGPSGGNGGRGGNVILQADHDLNNLIQQYYIPRLIAQTGEAGMGKGMDGHAGKDLIVKVPCGTIVWRLTPKVIPGLTVDDEDSSTEAEEDDDAEADEDSSQAKTPPRLPISTGARPVLRRSGSEMAYEMNLEEEEKPASKQDERKGERIADLTEHGQQFVLCQGGRGGLGNRNFATSRLQAPRFAQPGEPGDEGEFLLELQIMADVGLVGYPNAGKSTLLSAISHARPKVAPYPFTTLTPQIGIVEYTGDYRRLTVCDVPGLIEGAHNNVGLGHAFLRHIERCKVIILLIDMAGTDGREPWDDYKKLLIELELYDPELLNKPRFVVANKMDEPASEANLKQFKRKVRKTPVLPISAGFDEGIEAFRKLIRDAVEAAEPRK; this is encoded by the coding sequence ATGTTTATTGATGAGATCAAGGTCTACGCCCGCGCCGGACACGGCGGCAAAGGCTGTGTCGCGTTCACTCGGGAGGCCTACCGTCCCAAGGGAGGACCCAGCGGCGGAAACGGAGGACGCGGGGGAAATGTCATCCTCCAGGCCGATCACGATCTCAACAACCTCATCCAGCAGTATTACATCCCCCGCCTCATCGCTCAAACCGGCGAGGCCGGGATGGGTAAAGGCATGGATGGCCATGCCGGCAAGGACCTGATCGTCAAGGTTCCCTGCGGAACCATCGTGTGGCGGCTCACTCCTAAAGTGATCCCCGGACTCACGGTGGATGACGAGGATTCTTCCACCGAGGCTGAAGAGGACGACGACGCGGAAGCAGACGAGGATTCCTCCCAGGCCAAGACACCGCCCCGACTGCCCATTTCTACCGGCGCGCGTCCCGTGCTCCGCCGCAGTGGCAGTGAGATGGCCTACGAGATGAATCTCGAGGAGGAGGAGAAGCCCGCCAGCAAGCAGGATGAGCGTAAGGGCGAACGAATCGCCGACCTTACCGAGCACGGCCAGCAGTTCGTGCTCTGCCAAGGTGGCCGCGGCGGATTGGGCAATCGAAATTTCGCCACCTCCCGGCTTCAGGCACCCCGATTCGCCCAACCCGGCGAACCCGGTGACGAAGGCGAGTTCCTGCTCGAACTCCAGATCATGGCTGATGTTGGCCTGGTGGGCTATCCCAATGCCGGTAAATCCACGCTGCTATCGGCTATTTCACACGCCCGCCCGAAGGTAGCCCCCTACCCTTTCACGACCCTAACTCCCCAGATCGGGATCGTCGAATACACCGGAGATTATCGCCGGCTCACCGTCTGCGACGTGCCCGGGTTGATCGAAGGCGCACACAACAACGTCGGCCTGGGTCACGCCTTCCTCCGTCACATCGAACGTTGCAAGGTCATCATCCTGCTCATCGACATGGCCGGCACCGATGGCCGAGAACCCTGGGACGACTACAAAAAGCTGCTCATCGAATTGGAACTCTACGATCCAGAGCTGCTGAACAAACCCCGCTTCGTCGTCGCCAACAAGATGGACGAGCCAGCCTCCGAAGCGAATCTCAAACAGTTCAAACGCAAAGTCCGTAAAACCCCCGTCCTGCCCATCTCCGCCGGATTCGATGAAGGGATCGAGGCGTTCCGGAAGCTGATTCGCGACGCCGTCGAGGCAGCCGAGCCTCGAAAATGA
- a CDS encoding HAD family hydrolase, giving the protein MIRGVFLDRDGTLIEEKNYLHRPEDVEFYPGAFAALRRLQQAGFLLIVVTNQSGVGRGYFTLQDVELVHQRMIADCSREGVTLTHFYIAPEAPDQPSRVRKPSPQFLLDARDQFQVDLASSFMIGDKLIDLECGWNAGVHKSILVRTGYGREVERSAGEKLRGAFVAEGLSQAADYILG; this is encoded by the coding sequence ATGATCCGCGGCGTCTTTCTAGATCGTGATGGCACGCTGATCGAGGAAAAGAATTACCTCCACCGCCCCGAGGACGTCGAATTCTACCCGGGGGCCTTCGCCGCGCTCCGACGACTTCAACAGGCGGGGTTTCTGCTCATCGTTGTCACCAACCAGTCCGGGGTCGGACGGGGCTACTTCACCCTGCAGGATGTGGAGTTGGTGCATCAGCGGATGATCGCCGACTGCTCCCGCGAGGGCGTGACCCTGACCCACTTTTACATCGCTCCCGAGGCCCCCGACCAGCCCAGCCGAGTCCGCAAACCCTCCCCCCAGTTCCTGCTGGATGCCCGCGACCAGTTTCAAGTCGATCTCGCCTCCAGCTTTATGATTGGCGATAAGCTCATCGACCTCGAATGCGGGTGGAATGCTGGTGTGCACAAGTCGATTTTGGTTCGTACCGGATACGGCCGCGAGGTGGAGCGCTCTGCCGGGGAGAAACTCCGCGGCGCTTTCGTCGCTGAAGGACTTTCTCAAGCGGCCGATTACATTCTTGGCTGA
- the kdsB gene encoding 3-deoxy-manno-octulosonate cytidylyltransferase has protein sequence MKIIGVIPARFGSTRFPGKPLVQIAGKMLIQRVVERCKQASLLQEVIVATDDERIRAAVAPFCRVEMTSPDHPSGTDRIAEVVRRVPCDAVINIQGDEPLIDPAVIEEVAGLLPTAEMSTAATPIKDVSEYDNPNVVKVVVSATGRALYFSRRTIPYLRDAAGGSAQEQLAAFVFLKHLGIYGYRTSALLKLVQFQVSNLEKAEKLEQLRALENDIPIAVAKVSYECVGVDTPEDVRRVEGLLKVGGI, from the coding sequence ATGAAGATCATTGGTGTTATCCCCGCCCGCTTCGGATCCACTCGCTTTCCTGGCAAGCCTCTGGTTCAAATCGCCGGCAAAATGCTGATCCAAAGAGTGGTCGAGCGATGTAAGCAAGCTTCCCTGCTGCAAGAGGTTATCGTCGCCACCGATGACGAACGCATCCGTGCGGCGGTGGCACCCTTCTGCCGGGTGGAGATGACCTCCCCCGACCACCCCAGTGGCACGGATCGTATCGCTGAAGTGGTCCGCCGAGTGCCTTGCGATGCCGTTATCAACATTCAGGGGGATGAACCACTCATCGATCCGGCAGTCATTGAGGAGGTTGCCGGGCTGCTGCCGACGGCAGAAATGTCCACTGCGGCCACCCCGATCAAGGACGTTTCGGAATACGACAATCCAAACGTAGTGAAAGTCGTTGTCAGCGCGACCGGACGCGCCCTATATTTTTCACGTCGCACGATTCCCTATCTGCGAGATGCCGCCGGGGGTTCCGCTCAGGAACAGTTGGCGGCGTTTGTTTTTTTAAAGCACTTGGGCATCTATGGTTATCGCACCAGCGCTCTGTTGAAGCTGGTCCAGTTCCAGGTATCGAACCTGGAAAAGGCTGAAAAACTAGAACAGCTGCGCGCTCTGGAGAACGACATCCCCATCGCGGTCGCCAAAGTCAGTTATGAATGCGTTGGGGTGGATACTCCGGAAGATGTGAGACGGGTGGAAGGGCTCCTTAAGGTTGGTGGGATCTAG